A window of Bacillus sp. E(2018) contains these coding sequences:
- the yycI gene encoding two-component system regulatory protein YycI: MNWQRTKSIFILTFLVLNLFLGYQLYQKNDINNISRLTEQPLEERLANNKISLSEKLPKYKEKQTLISAQRYKFSEEEKKSPSKNVSLDKEESTDITLHYDLSKPMDLPKKDSKDLISELNQFAEENISRGKEYAFYEWDKESNTVWFTQVYQEKRIFYNPTNFGIVADAKDYDAPNGMLKFKLDDKGNLTNLTQTYLFITRQGAFQQIISPSKALEKLLETNPKKGDHIQKVELGYYSLVGEGEVQVYTPTWFIKTKNGQYLVNATDSSIQVLTEKAE; this comes from the coding sequence TTGAATTGGCAAAGAACAAAAAGTATTTTTATCCTTACCTTTCTCGTTTTAAATCTATTCTTGGGGTATCAGCTCTATCAAAAGAACGACATTAACAACATTTCGAGACTTACAGAACAGCCTTTAGAAGAGAGATTAGCGAACAACAAAATTTCACTTTCAGAAAAGCTGCCAAAATATAAAGAAAAGCAAACCTTAATCAGTGCACAGCGTTACAAGTTCTCTGAGGAAGAGAAGAAATCTCCTTCTAAGAACGTATCACTGGATAAGGAAGAGAGTACAGACATCACCCTTCATTATGATCTTAGCAAACCGATGGATCTTCCGAAAAAAGATTCAAAAGATCTGATCTCAGAGCTTAATCAGTTTGCAGAAGAGAACATTTCGCGCGGTAAGGAATACGCATTTTATGAATGGGATAAAGAGAGCAACACCGTGTGGTTTACGCAGGTTTATCAAGAAAAAAGAATCTTCTATAACCCTACTAATTTTGGTATAGTTGCGGATGCAAAAGATTATGATGCACCTAACGGAATGCTTAAGTTTAAACTCGATGATAAAGGAAACCTTACTAATTTAACGCAAACCTATCTCTTTATTACGAGACAAGGAGCATTTCAACAGATCATTTCACCTAGTAAGGCGCTTGAGAAACTATTAGAAACGAATCCTAAAAAAGGTGATCATATACAAAAAGTAGAGCTTGGCTACTATAGCCTTGTAGGTGAAGGGGAAGTTCAAGTTTATACCCCTACATGGTTCATAAAAACCAAGAACGGACAGTATTTAGTTAATGCGACTGACAGTTCCATTCAAGTTTTGACGGAAAAGGCAGAGTAG
- the rlmH gene encoding 23S rRNA (pseudouridine(1915)-N(3))-methyltransferase RlmH: MNISIVSVGKLKEKYLKLGIDEYLKRLGPYAKVEIIEVPDEKAPETLSDQEMIMVKNAEGERILAKIGVDVHVVAMAIEGKAVSSEDLAKNLDQLATYGKSKIAFVIGGSLGLSDAVMKRANEKISFGKITYPHQLMKLVLVEQIYRAFRINRGEPYHK; the protein is encoded by the coding sequence GTGAATATTTCAATCGTTTCCGTAGGAAAATTAAAAGAAAAATATTTAAAACTAGGTATTGATGAATACTTAAAACGATTAGGACCTTATGCAAAAGTAGAAATTATCGAGGTTCCTGATGAAAAAGCACCTGAAACCTTAAGTGATCAAGAGATGATCATGGTTAAAAACGCTGAAGGTGAAAGAATTTTAGCAAAGATCGGCGTAGATGTGCATGTGGTTGCAATGGCGATCGAGGGAAAAGCTGTTTCCTCTGAAGATTTGGCTAAGAATTTAGATCAGCTTGCGACGTATGGAAAAAGTAAGATTGCCTTCGTTATTGGAGGCTCTTTAGGGTTGAGTGATGCTGTTATGAAGCGTGCGAATGAGAAGATTTCATTTGGAAAGATTACGTATCCGCATCAGTTGATGAAGTTGGTGTTGGTGGAGCAGATTTATCGGGCTTTTCGGATTAATCGAGGGGAACCGTATCATAAATAA
- a CDS encoding ABC transporter ATP-binding protein produces MDTIVDLQNVSKTFQKKMILDNVSLSISPNKVTAIVGANGSGKSTLLKMIGGIIKPDSGQILYRNDLPIKIGYVPEQTPVFLPFTPTEYLVHMGTIRGLPTKWLRKRIDSLLDVFHMKDERNTRITHFSKGMKQKVIIMQAMLEESDLLILDEPLSGLDLKAQNDLEELLMSLKKKNISIVLTCHETKLLEEVADQVNVIQACRIIHTAIQQEHSEPLNRLVFELPKTFSIDAFKQIINYEKEMDFERRLIELNVSQKQTNKIVSEFLDRGALIRLLEPVHKSETEFFKHF; encoded by the coding sequence TTGGACACAATTGTTGATCTACAGAATGTAAGCAAAACGTTTCAAAAGAAAATGATTTTAGACAATGTATCGCTTTCAATTTCACCTAACAAGGTAACGGCAATTGTCGGAGCAAATGGTTCGGGAAAGAGTACGTTGTTGAAGATGATTGGCGGAATAATAAAACCTGATAGCGGTCAAATCCTATATCGGAACGACCTGCCTATTAAAATTGGTTATGTACCCGAGCAAACCCCTGTTTTTTTACCTTTTACACCGACTGAATATCTTGTACATATGGGAACGATTAGAGGGCTACCTACTAAGTGGCTGAGAAAACGTATTGATAGCTTACTTGACGTTTTTCATATGAAAGACGAAAGAAATACACGAATTACTCATTTTTCAAAAGGAATGAAACAAAAAGTTATTATTATGCAAGCCATGTTAGAAGAATCTGATTTGCTAATTTTGGACGAACCGCTCTCAGGCCTTGATTTAAAGGCACAAAATGATTTGGAAGAGTTATTAATGTCCTTAAAGAAAAAAAATATTAGTATCGTTTTAACCTGTCATGAAACAAAACTACTAGAAGAGGTTGCAGACCAAGTAAATGTCATTCAAGCATGTAGAATTATTCATACTGCTATTCAACAAGAGCATAGTGAACCTTTAAATAGGCTAGTTTTCGAATTACCGAAAACTTTTTCAATCGATGCATTTAAACAAATTATTAACTATGAAAAGGAAATGGATTTTGAAAGAAGATTGATAGAACTGAATGTGAGTCAAAAACAAACAAATAAGATAGTTAGTGAATTTCTAGATCGCGGTGCCTTAATAAGGCTGTTAGAGCCAGTACATAAGAGTGAAACCGAATTCTTTAAGCATTTTTAA
- a CDS encoding MBL fold metallo-hydrolase, with protein sequence MSLKFSVLASGSSGNAVYVETEQTRLLVDAGLSAKQIQILFEKAACGEVGDIDGILVTHEHSDHIKGLGVLARKFKLPIYANKNTWNAMNGLIGEVATEQKFEFEMESVKTFNDLEVESFGVSHDAAEPMFYVFHHNGRKLALMTDTGYVSDRMKGIIRDSHSLVIESNHDINMLMMGRYPWNIKRRILGDHGHISNEDCGHALADVIGDGTKHIYLAHLSKDNNMKDIARLAVEQTLKTYDISAGEQVILHDTDASQPTKLALV encoded by the coding sequence ATGAGTTTAAAATTTAGCGTTCTTGCAAGCGGCAGTTCGGGAAACGCCGTTTACGTTGAAACCGAACAAACACGCTTGCTCGTCGATGCGGGTTTAAGTGCCAAACAGATTCAGATATTATTTGAAAAAGCAGCATGTGGTGAGGTGGGGGACATTGATGGAATCCTCGTCACGCATGAACATAGCGATCACATAAAAGGACTCGGTGTGCTGGCTAGGAAATTTAAGTTGCCGATCTATGCGAACAAAAACACGTGGAATGCCATGAACGGCTTGATTGGGGAAGTGGCGACCGAGCAAAAGTTTGAGTTTGAGATGGAAAGTGTGAAGACGTTCAACGATTTAGAAGTTGAATCTTTTGGCGTCTCACATGATGCGGCGGAACCGATGTTCTATGTATTTCATCACAATGGTAGAAAGTTAGCGCTCATGACGGATACGGGCTACGTAAGCGATCGTATGAAAGGTATCATTCGTGACAGCCACTCGCTCGTGATCGAATCGAACCATGACATCAATATGCTCATGATGGGACGGTATCCTTGGAACATTAAACGCCGTATTCTAGGGGATCATGGTCACATTTCAAACGAAGATTGTGGACATGCTCTCGCTGATGTAATCGGTGACGGTACCAAACATATTTACCTTGCTCACTTGAGCAAAGATAATAATATGAAGGATATTGCTCGTTTAGCGGTTGAGCAGACGTTAAAAACGTACGATATTTCAGCGGGTGAACAAGTAATTCTTCACGATACAGATGCGAGCCAGCCAACAAAATTAGCTTTAGTCTAA
- a CDS encoding nucleotide pyrophosphohydrolase: MNEIKQLINAINEFRDERGWKPHHNPKDLAISLSIEAAELLEDFQWKSSEEAVEQNMENIKEEIADVFIYGLMLCSELDLDVETIVKDKIKKNGLKYPVSKN; the protein is encoded by the coding sequence ATGAATGAAATTAAGCAGCTAATAAACGCTATCAATGAATTTCGAGATGAAAGAGGATGGAAACCTCACCACAATCCAAAAGATCTTGCTATTTCTCTTTCTATTGAAGCAGCTGAACTATTAGAAGATTTTCAGTGGAAAAGCAGTGAAGAGGCTGTAGAACAAAACATGGAAAACATTAAAGAAGAAATTGCTGATGTTTTCATTTACGGACTAATGCTATGCAGTGAACTAGATTTGGATGTTGAAACTATTGTTAAAGATAAAATTAAGAAAAATGGGTTGAAGTATCCTGTTTCAAAAAATTAG
- the yycH gene encoding two-component system activity regulator YycH — protein sequence MNWLKWITHAKEVITFFKKNYEHIKSIALTFLIGLSLVLTWSLWTFKPSYPSLEGARIVKKQEVDVQAEVKQLVYPTQVIYHSGDDLYGLEANSLIRDFHMGLNETKFMFDTGAKSSRSFDPDEKFLRDNKYVEIIYPTGISQDIYKEIFSFETDVQGKLPKMDRIFLYQDKLTDSIEGYLVSYQAPRKMQKITASNNKLNPLIKNMDEWVENGSFTPYINYDVETADKEGQAEVTKRYYFPKNSVELSRYTYFSNSTGEDTYEMYKKALFKDPLAVKSASDKNQITYADGTAAMVVNEVTNRFTYTNFSGNRNQNAPPNISPLYQSKDYINTHAGWGNPYILSDLTGDSAGFWLFIENLPVLDPEMQMSLVWLENELKEYQRSLTQLQLGQKPDLSQKMTIQSGLEVIKELEEKEYNMNYIQDIRIGLTMKKQKQPHIYRLEPQWFINSNIDSKGWRPLFTETGKEGF from the coding sequence ATGAACTGGTTAAAGTGGATTACACATGCAAAAGAAGTGATCACTTTTTTCAAGAAGAATTATGAACATATCAAATCTATCGCGCTCACTTTCTTGATCGGATTGAGCCTTGTTCTTACATGGAGCTTATGGACATTTAAACCGAGCTATCCTTCGCTAGAGGGAGCTCGTATCGTAAAGAAACAGGAAGTTGATGTCCAAGCTGAAGTAAAACAACTCGTCTATCCGACACAGGTAATCTATCATAGCGGAGACGATTTATATGGACTTGAAGCAAACAGTTTAATAAGAGATTTTCATATGGGATTAAATGAAACTAAATTTATGTTCGATACGGGTGCCAAGAGCAGCAGATCGTTCGATCCCGACGAAAAATTCTTACGAGACAACAAGTACGTGGAGATAATTTATCCTACAGGAATCAGTCAAGATATATATAAAGAAATTTTCTCATTTGAAACAGATGTTCAAGGAAAGCTTCCTAAAATGGATCGTATCTTCTTATATCAAGATAAGTTAACCGATAGTATTGAAGGCTATCTAGTTTCCTATCAAGCACCGAGAAAAATGCAAAAGATTACGGCTTCTAACAATAAGCTTAACCCGTTAATAAAAAATATGGATGAGTGGGTCGAGAACGGAAGCTTTACGCCATATATCAATTATGATGTTGAGACTGCCGATAAAGAAGGCCAGGCTGAGGTAACAAAAAGATACTATTTCCCTAAAAACTCTGTAGAGCTGTCACGTTATACGTATTTTTCAAACTCTACAGGCGAGGACACGTACGAAATGTACAAGAAGGCTCTATTTAAAGATCCGTTAGCTGTGAAAAGTGCATCTGATAAGAATCAGATCACATACGCAGATGGTACGGCTGCAATGGTTGTTAACGAAGTTACGAATCGTTTTACGTATACTAATTTTTCTGGCAATCGAAACCAGAATGCACCTCCAAATATATCGCCGCTTTATCAGTCCAAAGATTATATTAACACTCATGCTGGATGGGGGAACCCCTACATTCTATCCGACTTAACAGGAGATTCGGCTGGCTTCTGGTTATTTATTGAGAACTTGCCTGTATTAGATCCAGAGATGCAAATGAGTTTAGTATGGCTTGAGAATGAATTAAAAGAGTATCAACGATCACTGACTCAGTTACAACTAGGACAAAAACCAGATCTATCACAGAAAATGACGATTCAATCGGGATTAGAAGTCATCAAAGAGCTTGAAGAAAAAGAATACAACATGAACTACATTCAGGATATTCGAATTGGATTAACGATGAAAAAGCAAAAACAACCACACATCTATCGATTAGAGCCTCAATGGTTTATCAATTCAAATATTGATTCAAAAGGATGGCGACCATTATTCACAGAGACGGGAAAGGAAGGATTTTAA
- a CDS encoding DUF2075 domain-containing protein yields MIIYEATKTEFISDVTNELLVERLYESYQQKIGRTSKSEIHSWENSLHRMSNVMQDNEIPDDTSVAIEFKIPKTSKRVDFLIAGHDGVQDHVVIVELKQWSEVEKVTSKDALVSTYLGGKMRTVTHPSYQAWSYAALIEDFNQNVQDQHIALKPCAYLHNYRKLENDPLMDPHYSDHLAKAPVFAKGEIQKLRDFIKKYVRYGDHNQLIYQIERGKIRPSKSLQDSLASLLKGNQEFVLIDEQKVFYEDAFHLAIESIKSNQKTVMVIEGGPGTGKSVMAINLLVNLINEDLTALYVSKNSAPRNVYASKLKGTIKKTQIDNLFKGSGSFYESEKNEFDVLIIDEAHRLNEKSGLFSNLGENQIKEVINSSKFTIFFIDENQKVTLKDIGSIDVIKKYANELDAELVQGKLTSQFRCDGSDAYIAWLDDVLQIRKTANTNDRGVDYDFRVYDDPNSMLQEIEELNKKNNKSRMLAGYCWEWPKNGRTNTLHKDIVIPEHNFNISWNLSDSIWAIHQDSVSEAGCIHTSQGLEFDYVGVIIGSDLVYQDHQVMTDYTKRAKTDQSLKGIKTLAKENPEKAQTLADQIIRNTYRTLMTRGQKGCFIFCTDPELNEYFRERLKKSVVYQDLSPRHAEVAAEDRGKY; encoded by the coding sequence TTGATTATTTACGAAGCGACCAAGACTGAATTTATATCCGATGTTACAAACGAGCTTCTCGTCGAACGTCTTTACGAGTCATACCAACAGAAAATCGGCCGTACTTCTAAAAGTGAAATCCACTCATGGGAGAATTCTCTTCACCGCATGTCAAATGTGATGCAGGACAACGAGATTCCGGATGATACATCGGTCGCGATAGAATTTAAGATTCCGAAAACATCTAAACGTGTCGACTTTTTAATAGCTGGCCATGACGGTGTCCAAGATCATGTGGTGATTGTAGAGTTAAAACAATGGTCTGAGGTTGAAAAGGTAACGTCTAAAGATGCACTTGTGTCTACCTATCTTGGAGGAAAAATGAGAACGGTCACGCATCCATCTTATCAAGCTTGGTCATACGCTGCTTTAATTGAAGATTTTAATCAGAATGTACAAGATCAACATATTGCATTAAAACCGTGTGCCTATTTACATAACTATCGAAAGTTAGAAAATGACCCATTGATGGATCCTCACTATTCAGATCATCTCGCTAAAGCACCTGTGTTTGCAAAAGGTGAGATACAGAAATTAAGAGATTTTATAAAGAAATATGTTCGTTACGGTGACCATAACCAATTGATTTATCAGATTGAGCGAGGTAAAATTCGGCCGTCTAAATCCTTACAAGATTCACTCGCAAGCTTATTAAAAGGTAATCAAGAATTTGTGCTTATTGATGAACAAAAAGTGTTTTACGAAGATGCCTTTCACTTAGCAATTGAGAGTATCAAAAGCAATCAGAAGACAGTAATGGTAATTGAAGGAGGACCAGGTACCGGGAAATCCGTTATGGCTATAAATCTTCTTGTGAATCTTATCAATGAAGACTTAACAGCATTATATGTCTCAAAAAATTCAGCTCCACGTAACGTTTATGCTTCTAAACTGAAAGGCACCATCAAGAAAACACAAATCGATAATCTATTTAAAGGTTCAGGCAGTTTCTATGAATCAGAAAAAAATGAGTTTGACGTACTCATAATAGATGAAGCTCATCGTTTGAATGAAAAGTCAGGATTGTTCAGCAACTTAGGCGAAAACCAGATAAAAGAGGTAATCAATTCATCTAAATTTACAATTTTCTTTATAGATGAAAACCAAAAAGTGACGCTAAAAGATATTGGCAGTATAGATGTAATTAAAAAGTATGCCAATGAGTTAGATGCTGAGTTAGTACAAGGGAAACTCACATCACAATTTCGGTGCGATGGATCTGATGCATATATTGCCTGGCTTGATGACGTACTTCAAATCAGGAAAACGGCTAATACAAACGATAGAGGTGTAGATTACGACTTTAGAGTATACGATGATCCGAATAGTATGCTACAGGAAATTGAAGAACTAAATAAGAAAAATAATAAATCACGTATGCTAGCCGGCTACTGCTGGGAGTGGCCAAAAAATGGTCGGACGAATACTCTTCATAAAGACATAGTTATTCCAGAACATAATTTTAATATCAGTTGGAATCTCTCTGACAGCATATGGGCAATACACCAGGATTCTGTCTCTGAAGCAGGGTGCATTCACACATCTCAAGGACTTGAATTTGATTATGTCGGTGTTATTATTGGGTCAGACCTTGTTTATCAGGATCATCAGGTAATGACCGACTACACAAAACGTGCTAAAACTGATCAGTCTCTTAAAGGTATTAAAACGCTCGCAAAAGAAAATCCAGAAAAAGCTCAAACTCTGGCAGACCAAATTATTAGAAATACATACCGAACTCTTATGACTAGAGGCCAAAAGGGATGTTTCATCTTCTGTACGGATCCAGAATTAAATGAGTATTTTAGAGAACGACTGAAGAAATCCGTTGTTTATCAGGATCTGTCACCTCGTCATGCGGAAGTGGCTGCGGAAGATCGGGGTAAGTATTGA
- a CDS encoding EcsC family protein has translation MSKNSLTESKITQVLDWAYEKAVNGLPGTDTAAELAENYLRKHTSVDDAIDSLIRWQNAKGVTSGFVTGLGGLITLPVAVPANIASVVYVQIRMIATIAYMRGYELKDDQVKTFVFVCLTGQAATDIFKQAGVKFGTAIAKEAIKKIPGEVIKAINKAVGVRLVTKFGEKGIINLGKAVPLVGGLIGGAVDGIGTNTIGKTAKKVFQ, from the coding sequence TTGTCCAAAAATAGTTTAACAGAAAGTAAAATAACTCAAGTATTAGATTGGGCCTATGAAAAAGCAGTAAATGGATTACCTGGAACCGACACGGCAGCAGAGCTAGCAGAAAACTATTTAAGAAAGCATACTTCTGTAGATGATGCTATTGATAGCTTAATCCGATGGCAAAATGCTAAAGGTGTAACAAGTGGTTTTGTAACTGGATTAGGAGGTTTAATAACATTACCTGTAGCCGTTCCAGCAAATATTGCATCAGTTGTGTATGTGCAAATTAGGATGATAGCTACTATAGCCTACATGAGAGGTTACGAGTTAAAAGATGACCAAGTAAAGACTTTTGTATTTGTATGTCTGACTGGACAAGCTGCTACAGATATTTTTAAACAGGCTGGAGTTAAATTCGGAACTGCTATCGCTAAAGAGGCCATAAAAAAAATACCTGGAGAAGTTATAAAAGCAATAAATAAAGCTGTAGGCGTCAGATTAGTAACGAAATTCGGAGAAAAAGGAATTATTAACTTAGGAAAAGCTGTACCTTTAGTAGGTGGATTAATTGGCGGGGCGGTTGATGGTATAGGTACTAATACAATAGGAAAGACAGCGAAGAAAGTATTTCAATAG
- a CDS encoding CxxH/CxxC protein, translating into MVIICCKDHAELAIDIIVDEFETPPVVELLTENDELSTGCEYCDNKGAYKVSNI; encoded by the coding sequence TTGGTTATTATTTGCTGCAAAGACCATGCTGAGCTTGCGATTGACATCATTGTGGATGAGTTTGAAACGCCACCTGTAGTTGAGTTACTAACAGAGAATGATGAGTTATCAACAGGTTGTGAATACTGCGATAATAAAGGTGCATATAAAGTATCGAACATATGA
- a CDS encoding trypsin-like peptidase domain-containing protein, whose amino-acid sequence MGYYDDDYQSPSRQKGNRGGKFLPALLGAILGGLLVLFTVPALGGAGLLPDNLYPPNEEQNGLGTDENVEQRKVDVDLTTNVTDAVDKASGAVVEVINIQQTDFWSQQPAGTGSGVIYKKEGNKAYVVTNDHVVADANQIEITLSNGTKLKGTLRGTDPLMDLAVVEIDGSKVDSVAEFGVSGDLKRGEPAIAIGNPLGNFPGSVTQGIVSSADRSIPVDLDQDGNPDWQAEVIQTDAAINPGNSGGALINISGQVIGINSSKIAQNEVEGIGFAIPSDVAKPIIEDLEKYGETRRPFLGVNIIPLSQVNTYQREQTLKIPDSVQEGVVVMEITSASPAARAGIKEMDVIVEMGGEKIKDPIALRKFLYTKAKIGDEVDVTFYRDGKKKTVKVELSGGNQSQ is encoded by the coding sequence ATGGGCTATTACGATGATGATTATCAATCACCATCTCGACAAAAAGGAAACCGCGGAGGAAAGTTTCTACCAGCGTTGCTAGGAGCCATTCTAGGCGGTTTGCTTGTCTTATTTACAGTACCTGCACTAGGAGGAGCTGGTCTTTTACCAGACAATCTGTATCCTCCGAATGAAGAACAAAATGGTCTAGGTACTGACGAAAATGTGGAACAGCGAAAAGTGGATGTCGATCTCACTACGAATGTAACAGATGCCGTTGATAAAGCATCTGGAGCGGTTGTGGAAGTCATCAACATTCAACAGACTGATTTTTGGAGCCAGCAGCCAGCGGGCACAGGATCAGGGGTTATTTATAAAAAAGAAGGCAACAAAGCGTATGTGGTAACAAATGACCACGTTGTGGCGGATGCAAATCAAATCGAGATCACGCTTAGCAACGGTACGAAGCTTAAAGGTACTTTACGCGGAACAGATCCTCTCATGGACTTAGCTGTTGTTGAAATCGATGGCAGCAAAGTGGACAGTGTAGCGGAATTTGGAGTGTCAGGTGACTTAAAACGTGGTGAACCTGCCATCGCCATCGGGAACCCGTTAGGAAACTTCCCTGGATCTGTTACACAAGGTATTGTTTCTAGTGCAGACCGTTCGATTCCAGTTGATCTGGATCAAGACGGAAATCCAGATTGGCAAGCTGAAGTTATCCAAACAGACGCAGCGATCAACCCTGGTAACAGCGGTGGTGCTTTAATTAATATCTCCGGTCAGGTAATCGGTATCAACTCTTCTAAAATCGCTCAGAACGAAGTAGAAGGAATCGGTTTCGCTATTCCATCTGATGTGGCAAAACCGATCATCGAAGACCTTGAGAAGTATGGGGAAACACGCAGACCGTTCTTAGGCGTTAACATCATTCCGCTTTCTCAAGTAAACACGTATCAGCGTGAGCAAACATTGAAGATTCCAGACAGCGTACAAGAAGGTGTTGTTGTTATGGAGATCACTTCAGCATCACCAGCAGCTCGTGCGGGTATTAAGGAAATGGACGTAATTGTCGAGATGGGTGGAGAGAAAATCAAAGACCCTATCGCTCTTCGTAAGTTCCTTTATACAAAGGCGAAGATTGGTGATGAGGTGGATGTGACGTTCTATCGTGATGGGAAGAAGAAGACCGTGAAAGTTGAATTGAGCGGTGGTAATCAATCTCAATAA
- a CDS encoding ABC transporter permease, which produces MKGLISYHFSTYFRTYRYIPPFSVFIMMLVINYTYVPNPILDSYAYTSIMLFFIMGWFTITIFHAEDQGQKNITIMHLKNKKTYYIALEIVCLLISVVLSILAVLYPVAFNAFSPGLNKAHIAMGFLAHFSLAILSIALSSFFTRDLVRSHANTWWGVSSVLIGTLVIAVAKIEILQFISWITPPLRYCLEMMSIDDNQIKVFPVQAYGKFGWIILYSLFLLSIFIAFAQKRRVQ; this is translated from the coding sequence GTGAAGGGTTTGATTTCATACCACTTTTCCACCTATTTCCGAACATATAGGTATATTCCGCCATTTTCAGTGTTTATTATGATGCTTGTCATTAACTATACATACGTACCCAATCCAATCTTAGATAGCTACGCTTATACTTCAATTATGCTCTTTTTTATTATGGGATGGTTCACTATTACTATTTTTCATGCTGAGGACCAGGGGCAAAAAAATATTACTATCATGCATCTTAAGAATAAGAAAACATACTACATTGCACTTGAAATAGTGTGTCTACTAATCAGTGTGGTACTAAGTATTTTAGCTGTTTTATATCCTGTTGCTTTTAATGCCTTTTCCCCAGGATTAAATAAAGCTCATATAGCTATGGGATTTTTAGCACATTTTAGCTTGGCTATCCTGTCTATAGCACTTTCCTCTTTTTTTACGAGAGACCTTGTGAGAAGTCATGCAAATACTTGGTGGGGTGTAAGTAGTGTTCTTATAGGAACCTTAGTAATAGCTGTGGCAAAAATCGAGATTTTACAGTTTATTAGCTGGATTACACCACCTTTACGATATTGTTTGGAAATGATGAGTATAGATGACAATCAAATTAAAGTATTTCCTGTTCAGGCTTATGGAAAGTTTGGATGGATTATACTTTATAGCTTGTTCTTACTATCAATTTTCATAGCTTTCGCACAAAAAAGAAGAGTGCAATGA